The following coding sequences are from one Cardiobacteriaceae bacterium TAE3-ERU3 window:
- a CDS encoding tyrosine-type recombinase/integrase: protein MTKGRSDFVFYNTRGNPLEYHNVNRSVWHPLLERAGLERRRAYQTRHTAATLWLASGENPEWIAKQMGHDEYQQKGCLRYTVITCLILYGLMLVHW, encoded by the coding sequence GTGACCAAGGGCCGTTCCGATTTCGTATTCTACAATACTCGTGGTAACCCGCTGGAGTATCACAACGTCAATAGAAGTGTGTGGCATCCATTGCTTGAAAGAGCCGGCTTGGAACGCCGCCGTGCTTATCAAACACGCCATACTGCCGCAACATTATGGCTGGCTTCCGGGGAAAACCCGGAATGGATTGCCAAGCAGATGGGACATGATGAATATCAACAAAAAGGCTGTTTACGGTATACAGTAATTACGTGCCTAATTTTATACGGGTTGATGCTAGTGCACTGGTGA
- a CDS encoding helix-turn-helix domain-containing protein has protein sequence LCVFHEFFLSIKAAPTILHDMLIYNILRCSFKKFNKRLYMFYGESLSMSANDLNQRIGQRIAVQRLKVGMTQEDVSKALGMNNESISRLERGAVAASVPRLMELAELFGCKTGDFFLDQSTLLQDQAAEIQELLNRVSPNARRHLVEQLRHSVEWVEAYERQIQSKLGESGIRKN, from the coding sequence TTTGTGTGTTTTTCATGAATTCTTCCTGAGTATAAAAGCAGCTCCAACAATACTACATGATATGTTGATATACAACATATTGAGGTGTTCATTTAAAAAGTTCAATAAGCGACTCTACATGTTTTACGGAGAGAGTCTTTCAATGAGTGCCAATGATCTGAACCAGAGGATTGGACAGCGCATAGCCGTGCAGCGTTTAAAAGTAGGTATGACGCAAGAGGATGTTAGCAAAGCTCTAGGGATGAATAATGAATCTATCTCACGCTTAGAGCGAGGTGCGGTTGCAGCATCAGTTCCGCGCCTGATGGAATTAGCCGAATTGTTTGGTTGTAAAACCGGGGATTTTTTTCTTGACCAAAGTACGCTTCTGCAAGATCAGGCGGCTGAGATTCAAGAGCTATTAAATCGTGTCAGCCCCAATGCAAGACGGCATCTCGTTGAACAGCTGCGCCATTCTGTTGAGTGGGTCGAAGCATATGAACGTCAAATACAAAGTAAGTTAGGAGAATCAGGTATCCGGAAGAATTGA